One Sodalis praecaptivus DNA segment encodes these proteins:
- a CDS encoding DNA polymerase III subunit psi: protein MTTRRDWLLQQLGITQWTLRRPAVLQGEVAITLPGHIRLLLVAEAPPPLDHPLVADVARSMALTPAQLCGVTPLQVMMLPDDVRCHCWWLGLDALREFEGMSFHTPPLAALSGDAGAKRELWRRISDDEYHITAAAG from the coding sequence ATGACGACAAGGCGCGATTGGCTGTTACAACAACTGGGCATTACGCAATGGACGCTCCGGCGCCCGGCGGTGCTACAGGGGGAGGTGGCAATCACCTTGCCGGGGCATATTCGTTTATTGCTGGTGGCCGAGGCGCCGCCGCCGCTCGATCATCCGCTGGTGGCCGATGTGGCGCGCAGCATGGCGCTGACGCCGGCGCAGCTCTGCGGGGTGACGCCTTTACAGGTGATGATGCTGCCGGACGATGTCCGTTGCCATTGCTGGTGGCTCGGCCTTGACGCCCTGCGTGAATTCGAGGGAATGTCTTTCCATACGCCGCCGCTGGCGGCGCTTTCAGGGGATGCTGGCGCCAAGCGCGAGCTATGGCGCCGGATAAGTGATGATGAATACCATATTACCGCTGCTGCCGGCTGA
- a CDS encoding type 1 glutamine amidotransferase domain-containing protein — translation MSKKIAVLITDEFEDSEYTSPAQTYKQAGHHVVTIEKQAGNTVTGKKGEATVTIDKGIDDVQPADFDALLLPGGHSPDSLRGDDRFVNFTRAFADSGKPIFAICHGPQLLISADVVRGKKMTAVKPIVVDLKNAGADFFDKEVVVDNDTLVTSRTPDDLPAFNRESLRILNKP, via the coding sequence ATGAGCAAGAAAATCGCCGTTTTGATTACCGATGAGTTCGAGGATTCCGAATACACCTCGCCGGCACAGACCTACAAACAGGCTGGGCACCACGTGGTCACTATCGAGAAGCAGGCGGGCAACACCGTCACCGGTAAAAAGGGAGAAGCCACCGTCACTATCGATAAAGGCATTGATGACGTTCAGCCCGCGGATTTCGATGCGCTGTTGCTTCCGGGCGGCCATTCCCCCGACTCGCTGCGCGGCGACGACCGGTTTGTCAATTTTACCCGCGCTTTCGCCGACAGCGGTAAGCCGATATTCGCGATTTGCCATGGCCCGCAATTGCTTATCAGCGCCGATGTGGTGCGCGGCAAAAAAATGACCGCCGTGAAACCGATCGTAGTGGATTTGAAAAATGCGGGTGCCGACTTTTTCGATAAAGAAGTCGTAGTGGATAACGATACGCTCGTCACCAGCCGGACGCCGGATGATCTGCCGGCGTTTAATCGAGAATCCCTGCGCATCTTGAATAAGCCTTAA
- the deoA gene encoding thymidine phosphorylase, translating into MFLAQEIIRKKRDGEPLSAEEIRFFVNGVRDNTVSEGQIAALAMTIFFHDMNLEERVALTLAMRDSGHTLDWRRDGLSGPVVDKHSTGGVGDVTSLMLGPMIAACGGFVPMVSGRGLGHTGGTLDKLEAIPGLSIFLDDDAFRAQIKHVGVAIMGQTHSLAPADKRIYATRDITATVDSIPLITASILAKKLAEGLDALVMDVKVGSGALMPTFARSEALAQAIVGVANGAGCKTTALLTDMNQVLASSAGNALEVREAVRFLTNDERNPRLFEVTMALCSEMLITAGLAHGETEARAALLRALDSGEAAERFGRMVAAQGGPADFIQRYDHYLPVATLSKPVFPASAGYIRAMDTRALGMTVVALGGGRQRASDAIDYSVGLTDMARLGDYVDGATPLAIIHAASEESWMRAAEAVRAAIQLGDGAPEALPVVYRRITAAAG; encoded by the coding sequence GTGTTTCTGGCACAAGAAATTATCCGTAAAAAGCGGGATGGCGAGCCGCTGAGCGCGGAGGAAATTCGCTTTTTCGTCAACGGCGTGCGCGATAATACCGTCTCAGAGGGGCAAATCGCCGCCCTGGCGATGACCATCTTCTTTCACGACATGAATCTGGAAGAGCGCGTGGCGCTGACGCTGGCGATGCGCGACTCCGGCCATACGCTGGATTGGCGCCGGGATGGGTTAAGCGGGCCGGTGGTGGATAAGCATTCCACCGGCGGCGTGGGGGATGTCACCTCGCTGATGCTGGGGCCGATGATCGCCGCCTGCGGCGGTTTCGTGCCGATGGTGTCGGGGCGCGGGCTGGGGCATACCGGCGGTACGCTCGACAAACTGGAGGCGATTCCGGGGCTATCGATTTTCCTGGACGACGACGCCTTCCGCGCCCAGATCAAACACGTTGGCGTGGCGATTATGGGGCAAACCCATTCGCTGGCGCCGGCGGATAAGCGCATCTACGCCACCCGCGATATTACCGCTACGGTGGATTCGATTCCGCTTATCACTGCCTCGATTCTGGCGAAGAAACTGGCGGAAGGGCTTGATGCGCTGGTGATGGATGTGAAGGTGGGCTCCGGCGCCCTGATGCCCACTTTCGCGCGCTCCGAGGCGCTGGCGCAGGCCATTGTGGGCGTCGCCAACGGCGCGGGGTGCAAAACCACCGCGCTACTGACCGATATGAATCAGGTCCTGGCCTCCAGCGCTGGCAATGCGCTGGAAGTTCGCGAAGCGGTCCGTTTTTTGACCAATGACGAACGCAACCCGCGGCTGTTTGAGGTCACGATGGCGCTGTGCAGCGAAATGCTGATAACCGCCGGCCTGGCGCACGGCGAGACCGAGGCGCGCGCGGCGCTATTGCGGGCGCTGGACAGCGGCGAGGCGGCGGAACGCTTCGGCCGGATGGTGGCGGCGCAGGGCGGTCCGGCGGACTTTATCCAGCGCTATGATCACTATCTGCCGGTGGCGACGCTAAGTAAGCCGGTCTTCCCCGCCAGCGCGGGTTATATCCGCGCCATGGATACCCGCGCGCTCGGGATGACCGTTGTAGCGCTCGGCGGCGGCCGTCAGCGGGCCAGCGACGCCATCGATTATAGCGTCGGTTTAACCGATATGGCGCGGCTGGGGGACTATGTCGACGGTGCGACGCCGCTGGCCATAATCCACGCCGCCAGCGAGGAAAGCTGGATGCGCGCGGCCGAGGCGGTGCGCGCGGCCATCCAGCTCGGCGACGGGGCGCCGGAAGCGTTACCGGTCGTTTACCGCCGCATTACGGCGGCGGCCGGTTAG
- the rsmC gene encoding 16S rRNA (guanine(1207)-N(2))-methyltransferase RsmC: protein MSALTPASEVILRHQDTFSDKQVLIAGDVQDLLPARLEARSVRVHTAWFHHRQTLARALGEQAVQFGLVADAALVGGCDTLIYFWPKNKPEALFQMTNLLSLMPLGCDVFVVGENRSGVRSAEAMLDVWCPLGKIDSARRCGLYHGELVQPPRFDAESYWQSYSLDDVVIKTLPGVFSRDGLDNGSQLLLSSFEQPIQGHVADIGCGAGVLSAVLAKGVAGVQLTLSDVHAPALAASRATLAANGLQGEVLAGDVYSAISGRFDMIISNPPFHDGMQTNLKAAETLIRGALDHLRIGGELRIVANAFLPYPDLLDAVFGNHKVLAQNGRFKVYQAFHQVKRTRENRGKRR from the coding sequence ATGTCTGCATTAACCCCCGCCAGTGAAGTCATACTTCGGCATCAGGATACATTCTCAGATAAACAGGTATTGATTGCCGGCGATGTGCAGGATTTGCTGCCGGCCCGGCTTGAGGCGCGGAGTGTACGGGTTCATACCGCCTGGTTTCACCACCGGCAGACGCTGGCGCGCGCGCTGGGCGAGCAAGCGGTGCAATTCGGCCTGGTGGCGGACGCCGCCCTGGTCGGCGGGTGCGATACGCTGATTTACTTCTGGCCGAAAAACAAACCGGAAGCGCTGTTCCAGATGACCAATCTCCTGTCGCTGATGCCGTTGGGCTGCGATGTGTTCGTGGTGGGTGAAAACCGCAGCGGCGTGCGCAGCGCCGAAGCGATGCTGGACGTATGGTGTCCGCTGGGTAAGATCGATAGCGCCCGCCGCTGCGGGCTGTATCACGGCGAACTCGTTCAGCCACCCCGTTTCGATGCGGAGTCTTACTGGCAATCTTACTCGCTTGACGATGTGGTAATAAAAACCCTGCCGGGCGTGTTCAGCCGCGACGGGCTGGATAACGGCAGCCAGCTGCTGCTGTCAAGCTTTGAGCAGCCGATTCAAGGCCATGTGGCCGATATCGGCTGCGGCGCCGGCGTCCTGTCGGCGGTTCTGGCGAAAGGCGTGGCGGGGGTGCAGTTGACGCTCAGTGATGTGCACGCGCCGGCGCTGGCGGCCAGTCGCGCTACTCTGGCGGCCAACGGTCTGCAGGGGGAGGTGCTGGCGGGCGACGTCTACTCCGCCATCAGCGGCCGTTTCGATATGATCATCTCCAACCCGCCGTTCCACGACGGTATGCAAACCAATCTGAAAGCGGCGGAGACGCTGATTCGCGGCGCGCTGGACCATCTGCGCATCGGCGGCGAATTACGCATTGTCGCTAATGCTTTCCTGCCCTATCCGGATCTGCTGGATGCGGTATTCGGCAATCATAAAGTGCTGGCGCAAAACGGCCGCTTTAAGGTCTATCAGGCTTTTCATCAAGTGAAGCGTACCCGCGAGAACCGAGGAAAACGCCGCTAA
- a CDS encoding DUF1328 domain-containing protein, whose amino-acid sequence MFRWGIIFLVIALIAAALGFGGLAGTAAWAAKIVFVVGIILFLISLFTGRRGR is encoded by the coding sequence ATGTTTCGTTGGGGCATTATTTTTCTGGTTATTGCCTTGATTGCAGCTGCATTAGGGTTTGGTGGTCTGGCGGGTACGGCTGCCTGGGCAGCGAAAATCGTATTCGTCGTCGGTATTATCCTGTTCCTGATAAGCCTGTTTACCGGCCGTCGCGGCAGGTAG
- the osmY gene encoding molecular chaperone OsmY yields the protein MNKTKIAQSLTAIVLGSVLAGATAMADTSVTQDAKSAANTTGQKIDSSMKSASGYMGDSAITAKVKSALVGNEAVNSNDISVETNEGVVTLSGFVANQSQAEKAVASARTVKGVKSVSDKLHVKETNKTSVKTYASDAAITSEVKAKFLADKSVPSRMIKVETTDGIVQLSGKVENATQITRAESVAKAVDGVKSVKNDLTSGQ from the coding sequence ATGAATAAGACCAAGATTGCACAATCGTTGACGGCTATCGTACTGGGTTCAGTCCTGGCCGGCGCAACCGCAATGGCGGATACCTCCGTGACGCAGGACGCCAAGTCCGCGGCGAACACCACGGGGCAGAAAATCGATAGCTCAATGAAGTCAGCGTCGGGGTACATGGGCGACAGCGCCATTACCGCGAAAGTCAAAAGCGCGCTGGTCGGCAATGAAGCCGTTAACAGCAACGACATTTCCGTTGAAACCAATGAAGGCGTGGTGACGCTGAGCGGTTTTGTCGCCAACCAAAGCCAGGCGGAAAAAGCCGTCGCCTCAGCGCGCACGGTGAAAGGCGTGAAATCGGTTAGCGATAAGTTGCACGTCAAGGAAACCAATAAAACGTCGGTCAAGACCTACGCCAGCGATGCGGCGATTACCAGCGAAGTGAAAGCGAAATTTCTGGCCGACAAGAGCGTACCGTCGCGGATGATTAAAGTGGAAACCACCGACGGTATCGTGCAGTTGAGCGGTAAAGTGGAAAATGCGACGCAGATCACCCGTGCAGAAAGCGTTGCCAAAGCGGTGGATGGCGTGAAGAGCGTTAAAAACGACCTGACGTCCGGTCAGTAA
- the prfC gene encoding peptide chain release factor 3, with the protein MKNDLYADEIAARRTFAIISHPDAGKTTITEKVLLFGQAIQTAGTVKGRGSNQHAKSDWMEMEKQRGISITTSVMQFPYRQALVNLLDTPGHEDFSEDTYRTLTAVDCCLMVIDAAKGVEDRTRKLMEVTRLRDTPILTFMNKVDRDIRDPMELLDEVESELRIACAPITWPIGCGKLFKGIYHLAKDETYLYQSGQGHTIQAVRVVKGLDNPELDQAVGEDLAAQLREELELVQGASHPFDEQAFLAGELTPVFFGTALGNFGVDHMLDGLVAWAPPPMPRQTDVRVVRADEEKFTGFVFKIQANMDPRHRDRVAFLRVVSGRYEKSMKLRQVRTGKDVVIADALTFMAGDRSHIEEAYAGDIIGLHNHGTIQIGDTFTQGEELKFTGIPNFAPELFRRIRLRDPLKQKQLLKGLVQLSEEGAVQVFRPLANNDLIVGAVGVLQFDVVVARLKSEYNVEALYESVNVSTARWVECGDAKKLEEFKRKNELNLALDGGDNLSYIAPSMVNLNLTRERYPDIQFHKTREH; encoded by the coding sequence ATGAAGAACGACCTCTACGCCGACGAAATTGCGGCACGGCGCACCTTCGCGATTATCTCGCACCCAGACGCCGGTAAAACAACAATCACTGAGAAAGTGCTGCTGTTCGGACAGGCGATTCAAACCGCCGGCACCGTGAAGGGCCGCGGCTCTAATCAGCACGCTAAATCCGACTGGATGGAAATGGAAAAGCAGCGCGGTATTTCCATTACCACATCCGTGATGCAATTTCCTTACCGCCAGGCACTGGTCAATCTGCTGGATACGCCAGGGCACGAGGACTTCTCCGAAGATACCTACCGCACCCTGACGGCGGTGGACTGCTGTTTGATGGTGATCGACGCCGCCAAAGGGGTTGAAGATCGGACCCGCAAACTGATGGAAGTCACCCGCCTGCGCGACACGCCGATCCTGACCTTTATGAATAAGGTGGACCGCGATATACGCGATCCGATGGAATTGCTTGATGAAGTGGAAAGCGAGCTGCGTATTGCCTGCGCGCCGATCACGTGGCCTATCGGCTGCGGTAAGCTGTTCAAGGGCATTTATCATCTGGCGAAAGATGAAACCTACCTTTACCAAAGCGGTCAGGGTCATACCATCCAGGCAGTGCGGGTGGTAAAAGGGTTGGACAACCCGGAACTGGATCAGGCGGTGGGCGAGGATCTGGCCGCGCAACTGCGCGAAGAGCTGGAACTGGTGCAGGGCGCGTCCCATCCCTTTGACGAACAGGCTTTCCTGGCGGGCGAGCTGACACCGGTCTTTTTTGGTACCGCCCTGGGCAACTTTGGCGTTGATCATATGCTGGACGGTCTGGTGGCCTGGGCGCCGCCGCCCATGCCGCGTCAGACCGACGTTCGGGTGGTGCGCGCGGACGAAGAGAAGTTCACCGGATTCGTTTTTAAAATCCAGGCCAACATGGATCCACGGCACCGGGACCGGGTGGCGTTTTTGCGCGTTGTCTCCGGCCGCTATGAAAAGAGCATGAAACTGCGCCAGGTGCGTACCGGTAAGGATGTCGTTATCGCCGATGCGCTGACCTTTATGGCGGGCGACCGCTCCCATATCGAAGAAGCCTACGCCGGCGATATCATCGGCCTACACAACCACGGGACTATCCAGATTGGCGATACCTTTACCCAGGGTGAAGAGCTGAAATTCACCGGTATCCCCAATTTCGCGCCGGAATTGTTCCGCCGTATCCGCCTGCGCGATCCGCTTAAGCAAAAGCAGTTACTTAAAGGGCTGGTGCAACTGTCGGAAGAGGGGGCGGTGCAGGTCTTTCGCCCGCTGGCCAATAACGATCTTATCGTCGGCGCGGTCGGCGTGCTGCAGTTTGATGTGGTCGTGGCGCGGCTGAAGAGCGAATACAACGTTGAAGCGCTGTATGAATCAGTAAACGTTTCCACCGCTCGCTGGGTGGAGTGCGGCGACGCCAAAAAGTTGGAAGAATTCAAGCGCAAAAATGAACTCAATTTGGCGCTCGACGGCGGCGATAACCTCTCTTATATCGCCCCAAGCATGGTAAACCTGAATCTGACCCGGGAACGCTATCCGGATATTCAGTTCCATAAAACGCGCGAACACTAA
- the deoB gene encoding phosphopentomutase: protein MQRVFIMVLDSFGIGAAGDADKFGDRGSDTLGHIAERCERGDANHGRNGPLKLPHLTRLGLGKAAEQSTGHFPSGLDKQAEIIGAYAYASEISSGKDTPSGHWEIAGVPVLFDWGYFPETENSFPPALLETLVARAGLPGFLGNCHASGTVILDRLGEEHMRTGKPIFYTSADSVFQIACHEETFGLQRLYDLCEIAREILTDGGYNIGRVIARPFVGAKAGQFERTGNRHDLAVPPPSATILQKLVEEKGGTVVSVGKIADIYAQVGISKKVKATGLDALFDATVREMDAAGDNTLVFTNFVDFDSAYGHRRDVAGYAAALELFDRRLPELMSRVKDNDILILTADHGCDPTWHGTDHTREHVPVLIYGPKVNPGFYGHRTTFADIGQTVARYFGLSPMDYGKAII, encoded by the coding sequence ATGCAACGTGTATTCATCATGGTGCTGGACTCATTCGGTATCGGGGCTGCTGGCGATGCCGATAAATTTGGCGATCGCGGGTCGGACACTCTGGGGCATATCGCCGAGCGCTGTGAGCGCGGCGACGCCAATCACGGACGCAACGGGCCGCTGAAGCTGCCTCATCTGACGCGCCTCGGGCTGGGCAAAGCCGCCGAACAATCCACCGGGCATTTTCCGTCGGGGCTGGATAAGCAGGCGGAGATCATTGGCGCATACGCCTATGCCAGCGAAATTTCCTCCGGTAAAGATACGCCATCGGGACACTGGGAAATCGCGGGCGTACCGGTGCTGTTCGACTGGGGCTATTTCCCGGAAACGGAGAACAGCTTCCCGCCGGCGCTGCTGGAGACGCTGGTCGCCCGCGCGGGCTTGCCGGGTTTTCTCGGCAATTGCCACGCCTCGGGGACGGTGATCCTCGATCGGTTGGGGGAAGAGCATATGCGCACCGGCAAGCCGATTTTTTATACCTCGGCGGATTCGGTGTTTCAGATAGCCTGCCACGAAGAGACTTTCGGCCTACAGCGTCTGTATGATTTGTGCGAGATAGCGCGCGAGATTCTCACCGACGGCGGTTACAATATCGGCCGCGTCATCGCCCGGCCCTTCGTCGGCGCGAAGGCCGGCCAATTTGAGCGTACCGGCAACCGACACGATTTAGCGGTGCCGCCGCCCTCCGCCACCATCTTGCAAAAGCTGGTGGAAGAGAAAGGCGGGACGGTGGTGTCGGTGGGTAAGATTGCCGATATTTATGCCCAGGTGGGCATCAGTAAAAAGGTGAAGGCCACCGGCCTCGATGCCTTATTCGATGCGACGGTGCGGGAAATGGACGCGGCGGGGGATAACACCCTGGTGTTCACCAATTTCGTTGACTTCGATTCCGCCTACGGCCACCGGCGGGATGTGGCCGGTTACGCGGCAGCGCTGGAGCTGTTTGACCGCCGTTTGCCGGAGCTGATGTCGCGGGTGAAAGACAATGATATCTTGATCCTCACCGCCGATCACGGCTGCGATCCCACCTGGCACGGTACCGATCATACCCGTGAGCATGTGCCGGTGCTGATCTATGGTCCGAAAGTGAATCCGGGTTTTTATGGCCATCGCACGACATTCGCCGATATAGGCCAGACGGTGGCGCGCTACTTCGGCCTCTCGCCGATGGACTATGGCAAAGCGATAATTTAA
- a CDS encoding CsbD family protein — MNNDIVVGRLKQWKSQMWLLWAEWFDSDCAWVAGSNDYLSGVLQEDYGKSVKPVSPLASKSCH; from the coding sequence ATGAATAACGACATCGTGGTAGGCAGATTGAAACAGTGGAAAAGCCAGATGTGGTTGTTGTGGGCAGAGTGGTTTGATAGCGACTGTGCCTGGGTTGCGGGAAGCAATGATTACCTCTCCGGCGTTTTACAAGAGGACTACGGCAAGTCGGTGAAACCGGTATCGCCGCTAGCCAGCAAATCCTGCCACTGA
- the deoC gene encoding deoxyribose-phosphate aldolase, translating to MNQLTLAAQRALSLMDLTTLNDDDTDEKVIALCRQAHTSVGETAAVCLYPRFIPLARQTLNAQGSTAVRIATVTNFPHGNDCLDIALAETRAAIAYGADEVDIVFPYRALIAGNEQIGLEMVKQASELCHASQVLLKVIIESGELRRADFIRRASQIAIAGGADFIKTSTGKVPVNATLESAGIMLNVIAEEGVGDRVGFKAAGGVRTAEEAAAYLALADEIMGEGWVNPRHFRFGASSLLGSLLTVLGQEAPPAKNGY from the coding sequence ATGAATCAATTAACCCTTGCGGCCCAGCGTGCGCTGAGCCTCATGGATCTGACCACCTTGAATGATGACGATACCGATGAAAAGGTCATCGCTTTATGCCGCCAGGCCCACACTTCGGTGGGCGAGACCGCGGCGGTGTGTCTCTATCCGCGCTTTATTCCCCTTGCCCGGCAGACGTTGAACGCCCAGGGCAGCACGGCGGTGCGCATTGCCACCGTGACCAATTTCCCCCACGGTAATGACTGCCTCGACATCGCGCTGGCGGAAACTCGCGCCGCTATCGCCTACGGCGCGGATGAGGTAGATATCGTGTTCCCCTATCGCGCGCTTATCGCCGGCAATGAGCAAATTGGTTTGGAAATGGTGAAACAGGCCAGCGAACTGTGCCATGCCTCACAGGTGCTGCTGAAAGTGATCATAGAGAGCGGTGAACTGCGCCGGGCGGATTTCATCCGTCGGGCATCGCAAATCGCGATTGCGGGCGGCGCTGATTTTATTAAAACCTCTACCGGTAAAGTGCCGGTCAACGCGACGCTTGAGAGCGCCGGCATCATGCTGAACGTCATCGCAGAAGAGGGCGTCGGCGATCGCGTGGGGTTCAAAGCCGCCGGCGGCGTGCGCACCGCCGAAGAGGCCGCGGCCTATTTGGCCCTTGCCGATGAGATCATGGGCGAAGGCTGGGTCAACCCCCGTCATTTCCGTTTCGGCGCCTCCAGTCTATTGGGCAGTTTGTTGACGGTGCTGGGACAGGAAGCACCGCCTGCCAAAAACGGGTATTAA
- a CDS encoding GGDEF domain-containing protein, translating into MSKTYNTYEELRQSKLRTSLLLFLLLNIAFSLFYVVSAINNSRQPSAAAIIVAALSLTVLVISLFRMRSYAVSLNYLAIIIGISWAWHILFRFNQLATPDKTFLLYSLMTVFFISAITLADNLLAFCLHSLPSAVTVVVLDEFSHIVMLLFTIVLPLISFSLHHLMQNRSEAFTIDLVKRLSEEREKFSDLSMIDPLTGLYNRRGLHNRLEGLLGAGGGTGCHYLLLLDIDHFKAYNDNYGHSMGDKALTAVAVAIRDAVRSRDVVVRYGGEEFLVLLIDVDETEALTLAENVRQAVLDLKIPHLYNQEASTTVTLSVGIASLTGANIDASLTAADQALYQAKHQGRNAVKFAGLPVGEKSPSSAER; encoded by the coding sequence ATGTCTAAAACTTATAACACCTATGAGGAGCTCCGCCAAAGTAAGCTTCGCACATCGCTGCTGCTATTTTTGTTACTAAATATCGCCTTTTCTCTTTTTTACGTGGTGAGCGCGATAAATAACAGTCGCCAGCCGTCAGCGGCGGCGATAATCGTTGCGGCGTTATCGCTCACCGTTTTGGTAATAAGTCTCTTTCGGATGCGCAGTTATGCAGTTTCATTGAATTATCTTGCAATTATTATCGGCATCTCCTGGGCCTGGCATATTCTGTTTCGATTCAATCAGCTAGCCACACCCGATAAAACATTTCTTCTTTATAGCCTGATGACGGTCTTTTTCATTAGCGCTATTACGCTTGCCGATAATTTATTGGCGTTTTGCCTGCATAGCCTGCCTTCGGCCGTGACGGTGGTGGTGCTGGATGAGTTTAGCCATATCGTCATGCTGCTATTTACTATCGTGCTGCCGCTTATCAGTTTCTCCTTGCACCACTTGATGCAAAACCGCAGCGAGGCTTTCACTATCGACCTGGTGAAACGCCTAAGCGAAGAGCGCGAAAAATTCAGCGATCTCAGCATGATCGATCCGCTTACCGGCCTCTACAACCGCCGCGGTCTGCATAACAGGCTTGAGGGGCTGCTCGGCGCGGGCGGCGGGACGGGCTGCCACTATTTGCTGCTGCTGGATATCGACCATTTCAAGGCGTATAACGATAATTATGGCCATAGCATGGGTGATAAGGCGCTGACCGCGGTGGCGGTGGCGATACGCGACGCCGTACGCTCCCGAGACGTCGTGGTACGCTACGGCGGCGAAGAATTTCTGGTGCTGCTGATTGATGTTGATGAAACCGAAGCGCTGACCCTGGCCGAGAACGTCCGGCAGGCGGTGCTGGATCTGAAAATACCGCATCTCTATAACCAGGAAGCGTCCACCACCGTTACGCTGAGCGTGGGTATTGCCTCGCTAACGGGCGCCAATATTGATGCGTCATTAACCGCCGCCGACCAGGCTCTCTATCAGGCGAAACATCAGGGCCGCAACGCGGTAAAATTCGCCGGACTGCCCGTCGGGGAGAAATCGCCCTCTTCCGCCGAACGCTAA
- a CDS encoding TatD family hydrolase produces MNPPRFIDTHCHFDFPPFLGEEQQSLRQAAAAGIDGIVVPSVAAARFADVLALAERHPMLHAALGLHPIAIEQHQDADVDLLEQHLRQHRARLTAVGEIGLDTYMPQPQLPRQLALLSAQLRLAARYDLPVILHSRRTHDRLAKLLRTISVPRTGVVHGFAGSYQQADAFRRLGYYLGVGGTITYARASKTRDVMARLPLSCLLLETDAPDMPLSGYQGQPNRPERIRQTFAALCDLRREPPAEIAETLYHNSLRLFGLRAKPAGESHLPGAAAR; encoded by the coding sequence ATGAACCCACCGCGCTTTATCGACACGCATTGTCATTTCGATTTCCCGCCGTTTTTGGGCGAGGAACAGCAAAGTTTACGTCAGGCGGCCGCCGCCGGGATTGACGGTATTGTGGTGCCATCGGTGGCGGCCGCGCGCTTCGCCGATGTGTTGGCGCTGGCAGAGCGGCACCCGATGCTGCATGCCGCGCTCGGTTTGCATCCCATCGCCATTGAACAGCACCAGGATGCGGATGTCGACTTATTAGAGCAGCATTTACGCCAGCACCGTGCGCGGCTGACGGCGGTCGGGGAAATCGGCCTGGATACCTATATGCCGCAGCCGCAGCTGCCGCGCCAACTGGCGTTATTGTCGGCGCAGCTGCGCCTGGCGGCGCGCTACGATTTGCCGGTGATACTGCACTCCCGCCGAACGCACGACAGGCTGGCCAAGCTATTGCGAACCATTAGCGTGCCGCGTACCGGGGTGGTACATGGTTTTGCCGGCAGCTATCAGCAGGCGGACGCATTTCGTCGTCTGGGGTACTATCTCGGCGTCGGCGGTACCATCACGTATGCCCGCGCCAGTAAAACCCGTGATGTCATGGCGCGATTGCCGTTGTCGTGCCTGCTGCTGGAGACCGATGCGCCTGATATGCCGCTGTCCGGTTACCAAGGCCAGCCTAACCGCCCGGAGCGGATCCGCCAGACCTTCGCTGCGCTATGCGATCTGCGCCGCGAGCCGCCGGCGGAGATTGCCGAGACGCTTTATCACAATAGCCTGCGTCTGTTCGGGCTGCGGGCAAAGCCTGCCGGGGAAAGTCATCTGCCGGGTGCCGCTGCGCGGTAA
- the rimI gene encoding ribosomal protein S18-alanine N-acetyltransferase, which translates to MNTILPLLPADLTEAWHIEQASHAFPWSAKTFAGNQGERYVNFKLCVGDRIAAFAITQTVLDEASLFNIAVHPDFQRQGHGRALLDHVIAELEQRQVLTLWLEVRQSNAPAIALYRALGFNEVSIRRHYYPSADGREDAVIMALPLG; encoded by the coding sequence ATGAATACCATATTACCGCTGCTGCCGGCTGATCTCACCGAAGCCTGGCACATAGAACAGGCTAGCCACGCCTTTCCCTGGAGCGCTAAAACCTTTGCCGGCAATCAAGGCGAACGCTATGTGAATTTCAAACTGTGCGTGGGCGATCGCATCGCGGCTTTCGCCATCACCCAGACCGTGCTGGATGAAGCGTCGTTGTTTAACATTGCGGTTCACCCCGACTTTCAGCGGCAAGGCCACGGCCGGGCGCTGCTCGATCATGTGATCGCCGAGCTGGAGCAGCGGCAAGTATTGACGCTTTGGCTGGAGGTGCGTCAATCCAATGCGCCGGCCATCGCCCTGTATCGCGCGCTGGGGTTTAATGAAGTCTCGATTCGGCGCCATTACTACCCGTCGGCGGACGGCCGGGAGGATGCCGTTATCATGGCGCTGCCGCTGGGCTGA